A portion of the Deinococcus peraridilitoris DSM 19664 genome contains these proteins:
- the glgP gene encoding alpha-glucan family phosphorylase → MNVLGKVTVLPKLPAELRRLEELAYNLYWSWTPHAQALYQDLDPALWERFNHNPLRVLLEVAQSRLDELARDSRYLARVRRVLADFDAYLQAPTTWAKHNAAELGQIAYFSMEYGFYESLPIYSGGLGILAGDHCKSASDLGLPFAAVGLLFHQGYFRQMINKDGWQEEAYDELDLTTLPIKPARTPEGKEVRLAVPVAGRDVHIRVWTLLVGRIPVYLLDTNVPENSEADRALTARLYGPGQDLRIQQELVLGVGGVRALRQLGVNATVFHMNEGHAAFLGLERIRELVQGGLDFASAVEAVASGTIFTTHTPVPAGNDAFPLDLVGRYLGDWPAQLGTSWEAMTELARHDQPWGQTFSMTVLALRLSRAANGVSELHGEVSRKMWNFLYPGASEDEVPVGHVTNGAHTLTFLAQKLRDLYASVLPEDWQERIEDQAMWEAAIPGIPDENLVAALRDLKLDMIQFVRGRLQEQLRRNGASAADIKAAGSVLSPEALTIGFARRFATYKRATLLFRDRARLSAILNDPARPVQFVFAGKAHPADNPGKAFIQEIYRMSQEAEFRGKIVILENYDMNVARHLVQGVDIWLNNPRRPLEASGTSGMKASINGALNFSILDGWWRESFDGTNGYAIGDEREFSSLDVQDDADSFSLYETLEDQIVPLYYRRDERGFNHGWLEKVRRAIITVAPQFSMQRQVIDYTQKYYLPLSARAQQVWANDFALARELAAWKRYVLEQWPNTTIQASADVPATAEPGQTLKVRAQVNAANLSPRDVRVEAILEREGQRERVVLSHGGNGSYEGEIALSNSGLYTVSARMLPSRPELAGELELGLIKWA, encoded by the coding sequence ATGAACGTTCTTGGCAAAGTCACGGTGCTTCCCAAGCTGCCCGCAGAATTGCGGCGCCTGGAGGAGCTGGCCTACAACCTGTACTGGAGCTGGACACCGCACGCGCAGGCGCTGTATCAGGATCTCGACCCGGCGTTATGGGAGCGCTTCAATCATAACCCGCTGCGCGTGCTGCTCGAGGTGGCGCAGTCGCGGCTGGACGAACTCGCGCGTGACTCGCGTTACCTCGCGCGCGTCCGTCGGGTACTGGCTGACTTCGACGCCTACCTGCAGGCTCCCACCACCTGGGCAAAGCACAACGCCGCCGAGCTGGGGCAGATCGCGTATTTCAGCATGGAGTACGGCTTTTACGAAAGCCTGCCGATCTACTCGGGCGGCTTGGGCATTCTGGCCGGTGATCACTGCAAAAGTGCCTCGGACCTTGGCCTGCCTTTTGCGGCAGTCGGGCTGCTCTTTCACCAGGGGTACTTCCGCCAGATGATCAACAAGGACGGCTGGCAGGAAGAAGCGTACGACGAGCTCGACCTGACCACCCTCCCGATCAAGCCAGCCCGCACCCCGGAAGGCAAGGAAGTGCGCTTGGCCGTTCCGGTCGCCGGTCGGGACGTGCATATCCGGGTGTGGACGCTGCTCGTCGGGCGCATCCCGGTCTACCTGCTCGACACCAACGTCCCCGAGAACAGTGAGGCTGACCGCGCGCTCACCGCGCGCCTGTACGGGCCAGGGCAGGATCTGCGCATTCAGCAGGAACTGGTGCTCGGCGTGGGCGGCGTGCGGGCGCTGCGTCAACTGGGCGTCAACGCCACCGTCTTTCACATGAACGAAGGACACGCCGCGTTCCTGGGTCTGGAGCGCATCCGTGAACTGGTGCAAGGCGGGCTTGACTTCGCTTCGGCCGTCGAGGCGGTCGCATCGGGAACCATTTTCACCACCCACACTCCTGTCCCAGCCGGAAATGACGCCTTTCCGCTGGACCTGGTCGGACGCTACCTGGGCGACTGGCCCGCACAGTTGGGTACCAGCTGGGAAGCCATGACCGAGCTGGCCCGCCACGACCAGCCCTGGGGACAGACTTTCAGCATGACCGTGCTGGCCCTGCGCCTTTCGCGCGCGGCCAACGGCGTCTCGGAACTGCACGGCGAGGTCAGCCGTAAAATGTGGAACTTCCTGTACCCGGGCGCCAGCGAGGACGAGGTGCCGGTGGGCCACGTCACCAACGGCGCCCATACCCTGACTTTCCTGGCACAGAAGCTGCGGGACCTGTACGCCAGCGTACTGCCCGAGGACTGGCAGGAGCGGATCGAGGATCAGGCCATGTGGGAAGCGGCCATTCCCGGTATCCCCGACGAGAACCTCGTGGCGGCCCTGCGCGACCTGAAGCTCGACATGATTCAGTTCGTGCGTGGCCGCCTGCAAGAGCAGCTGCGTCGCAACGGCGCGAGCGCTGCTGACATCAAGGCGGCGGGCTCGGTGCTGTCACCCGAGGCGCTCACCATCGGCTTCGCGCGCCGCTTTGCCACCTACAAGCGCGCCACGCTGCTGTTTCGTGACCGCGCGCGCCTCTCGGCCATTCTGAACGACCCGGCGAGACCGGTGCAGTTCGTCTTTGCCGGCAAGGCCCACCCGGCCGACAATCCCGGCAAGGCCTTCATTCAGGAAATCTACCGCATGAGCCAGGAAGCGGAGTTCCGCGGCAAGATCGTGATTCTGGAGAATTACGACATGAACGTCGCGCGCCATCTAGTGCAGGGCGTGGACATCTGGCTCAACAATCCGCGCCGTCCGCTGGAAGCTTCGGGCACCTCGGGCATGAAGGCCAGCATCAACGGCGCGCTGAATTTCTCGATCCTGGACGGCTGGTGGCGCGAAAGCTTCGACGGGACCAACGGCTACGCCATCGGGGACGAGCGCGAGTTTTCCAGCCTTGACGTGCAGGACGACGCCGACAGCTTCAGTCTGTACGAAACCCTCGAAGACCAGATCGTGCCGCTCTACTACCGCCGCGATGAGCGCGGCTTCAACCACGGCTGGCTCGAAAAAGTGCGCCGCGCCATCATCACGGTCGCGCCGCAGTTCAGCATGCAGCGTCAGGTCATCGATTACACCCAGAAGTACTACCTACCGCTCAGTGCGCGTGCTCAGCAGGTGTGGGCGAACGACTTCGCACTGGCGCGCGAGTTGGCGGCCTGGAAGCGCTACGTGCTGGAGCAGTGGCCGAATACCACCATTCAGGCCAGCGCCGACGTGCCCGCCACTGCCGAGCCCGGCCAGACCCTGAAGGTCCGTGCCCAGGTGAACGCTGCCAACCTGTCCCCGCGTGATGTGCGCGTGGAAGCCATCCTGGAGCGCGAAGGACAGCGCGAACGCGTGGTCCTTTCGCACGGTGGCAACGGCAGCTACGAAGGAGAGATTGCGCTCTCGAACAGCGGACTGTATACCGTATCGGCGCGCATGCTGCCCTCGCGGCCCGAGCTGGCCGGCGAACTGGAGCTTGGGCTGATCAAATGGGCCTGA
- a CDS encoding EamA family transporter, translating into MTPLITRKWELPPTTAVLMAIVSIQGGAALAKSLFPAVGPGGTSALRIGFAALILLAMWRPRLSRYSRGDLATTALFGAALGLMNLCFYASIERIPLGLAVTLEFVGPLGVAVFASRRKLDYLWAVLAGAGILLISPLAPGSAIDPLGVGLALLAGGFWAAYILVGARLGRAFSGGQGLALGMLVAALIALPFGVAEAGGSLLAPHILVLGLGVALLSSALPYSLEMTALRRLPSRTFSILMSLEPAVAAMMGFVLLHEALSGRQLLAMVLVIAASVGASLSASSKKLPPPEGGGS; encoded by the coding sequence ATGACGCCCCTCATCACCCGGAAATGGGAACTTCCGCCCACCACGGCCGTGCTGATGGCCATCGTTTCGATTCAGGGTGGAGCGGCACTGGCCAAGTCCCTCTTTCCGGCTGTCGGTCCAGGCGGCACCTCGGCGCTGCGCATCGGCTTCGCGGCCCTGATTCTGCTGGCGATGTGGCGTCCGCGCCTGTCGCGCTACTCGCGCGGCGACCTTGCCACCACCGCGCTGTTCGGGGCGGCGCTGGGACTGATGAACCTGTGCTTTTACGCCTCGATCGAGCGCATTCCACTCGGACTGGCGGTCACCCTCGAGTTCGTCGGTCCGCTGGGCGTGGCGGTGTTCGCTTCGCGGCGCAAGCTCGATTACCTGTGGGCAGTGCTCGCAGGCGCCGGCATTCTGCTCATTTCACCGCTGGCACCGGGCAGCGCCATCGACCCTCTGGGCGTTGGCCTCGCGTTACTCGCCGGTGGTTTCTGGGCAGCTTACATTCTGGTCGGGGCACGCCTCGGGCGCGCCTTCAGCGGCGGACAGGGGCTGGCACTCGGCATGCTGGTCGCTGCGCTGATCGCCCTGCCTTTCGGGGTGGCCGAGGCTGGGGGTTCGTTGCTGGCGCCGCATATCCTGGTGCTCGGCCTGGGGGTAGCACTGCTGTCTTCCGCTCTCCCTTACTCGCTGGAAATGACGGCGCTCAGACGCCTGCCCTCGCGCACCTTCAGCATCCTGATGAGTCTGGAGCCGGCCGTGGCCGCCATGATGGGCTTTGTGCTGCTGCACGAAGCGCTGAGCGGTCGCCAGTTGCTGGCGATGGTCCTGGTCATCGCGGCAAGCGTGGGTGCCAGCCTCAGCGCCTCGTCCAAAAAGCTTCCTCCACCCGAGGGTGGAGGAAGCTGA
- a CDS encoding S8 family serine peptidase, with protein sequence MKHPFRWLAPALIAGLLACGQTNLNNGPLDEDSLPPAPNTRGNFSGTVGYVPDTLGVPAESPTSAENIVAGQLIVKFKSGVSAQSLSLLSVKGAPVERVRALAIDGAGVYRVPGADARATQAAARELAARPDVEYAEPDRIVRAWRTPNDPSYTTRQWNLQDGSGGIRLPTAWNTTIGANSTVVAIIDTGILYRRGDVAASHPDLPSERLLPGYDFITNANCNTGAACSGDGDGRDGDPYDVGDDPTSPSYHGTFVVGIVGAASDNRVGMAGVNWGTRLLPVRALGPGGGTSSDIIDALLYAAGVASAGVPNNPTPADVINLSLGGEGTCGTAFQAAINKALGGPKKPLIVVAAGNGGKDGVGDNASGTFPANCQGVMAVGATTRSGARASYSNYGSVLSVMAPGGAPGDGVWSLTRHSGQFTYAGGAGTSYAAPHVAGLAALMRAVTPALSALELQRLMENTAQPVSCNTPNGESCGAGLINAAAAVQAALSGAQIFALSPANNLQIEQGSSRSVTIKIERSAGFGGAVDLSVGTLPTGVRASFDPDPATGTSSTLTLTVDTSAKEGIYSVPITGVSGDQRATTALNLRVGPPLGIRGTHVRADYYQGKWVYDESKSGSLVIDTDGTTSPFAIPNRGPGWYFVYAVHDTNKDDQLNAGDYFGYSEYMLNPPEGGIKLQMELVTDIADLKLTGAQLRGVQRMLARPPVR encoded by the coding sequence ATGAAACATCCTTTTCGCTGGCTTGCCCCGGCACTCATCGCCGGCCTGCTCGCTTGTGGCCAAACGAACCTCAACAACGGGCCTCTTGACGAGGACAGCCTGCCTCCGGCACCGAACACCCGGGGAAACTTTTCCGGAACGGTGGGCTACGTTCCCGATACCCTAGGTGTCCCTGCGGAGTCGCCGACCAGTGCCGAAAACATCGTGGCCGGCCAATTGATCGTGAAGTTCAAATCGGGCGTCTCGGCGCAGTCGCTGAGCCTTCTCAGCGTGAAGGGCGCGCCGGTCGAGCGGGTGCGCGCGCTGGCCATCGACGGTGCGGGCGTCTACCGCGTTCCCGGCGCCGACGCCCGGGCGACGCAGGCCGCGGCCCGTGAGCTCGCTGCGCGGCCCGACGTCGAATATGCCGAGCCCGACCGCATCGTCCGGGCGTGGCGTACACCCAACGATCCCAGCTACACCACCCGGCAGTGGAACTTGCAGGACGGCAGCGGCGGGATCAGGCTACCCACGGCCTGGAATACCACCATCGGCGCCAATTCGACGGTCGTGGCGATCATCGACACTGGAATTCTGTACCGGCGTGGCGACGTGGCGGCGAGCCACCCAGATCTGCCTTCCGAGCGTCTCCTGCCCGGCTACGACTTCATCACCAATGCCAACTGCAATACCGGAGCGGCCTGCTCAGGTGACGGCGATGGCCGGGACGGCGATCCGTACGATGTCGGTGATGACCCGACCAGCCCCTCATACCACGGCACCTTCGTGGTGGGCATCGTGGGCGCTGCGAGCGACAACCGCGTCGGAATGGCCGGCGTGAACTGGGGCACGCGCCTGTTGCCCGTGCGCGCGCTGGGACCTGGCGGCGGCACCTCCTCGGACATTATCGACGCGCTGCTCTACGCGGCGGGCGTGGCTTCGGCAGGTGTGCCCAACAACCCCACGCCGGCGGACGTCATCAATCTCAGCCTGGGCGGCGAGGGCACCTGCGGCACGGCTTTTCAGGCGGCCATCAACAAGGCGCTGGGTGGGCCGAAAAAGCCCCTCATCGTGGTCGCGGCGGGCAACGGCGGCAAGGATGGGGTGGGTGACAACGCCAGTGGGACCTTCCCGGCCAATTGCCAGGGCGTGATGGCGGTGGGCGCCACCACCCGCAGCGGTGCGCGCGCCAGTTATTCGAACTACGGCTCGGTGCTGAGCGTAATGGCGCCGGGGGGTGCCCCGGGCGACGGCGTGTGGAGCCTCACGCGCCACAGTGGGCAGTTCACCTATGCCGGCGGCGCCGGAACCTCGTACGCCGCGCCGCACGTGGCGGGCCTGGCGGCATTGATGCGCGCCGTCACTCCGGCTCTCAGCGCCCTCGAACTGCAGCGCCTGATGGAAAACACCGCGCAGCCGGTCAGTTGCAACACGCCAAACGGCGAGAGCTGTGGCGCCGGGCTGATCAACGCCGCAGCGGCCGTGCAAGCCGCACTGAGCGGCGCGCAGATCTTCGCGCTGTCACCGGCCAACAACCTGCAGATCGAGCAGGGCAGCTCGAGGAGCGTGACCATCAAGATCGAGCGGTCGGCCGGCTTCGGTGGCGCAGTGGACCTGTCCGTCGGCACTCTGCCCACGGGAGTTCGGGCCAGCTTCGACCCCGACCCTGCCACCGGGACGAGCAGCACCTTGACCCTCACCGTCGATACGAGCGCCAAAGAGGGTATCTACAGCGTGCCCATCACCGGGGTGAGCGGCGATCAGCGCGCGACCACCGCCCTGAACCTGCGGGTCGGTCCACCACTCGGGATTCGGGGCACCCACGTCAGGGCGGACTACTACCAGGGCAAGTGGGTGTACGACGAGTCCAAGTCCGGCAGTCTCGTGATCGACACCGATGGCACCACCAGCCCGTTCGCCATTCCGAACCGCGGGCCCGGCTGGTACTTTGTCTATGCCGTTCATGACACCAACAAGGACGACCAGCTGAACGCGGGCGACTACTTCGGTTACTCCGAGTACATGCTCAATCCGCCGGAAGGCGGCATCAAGCTGCAAATGGAACTGGTGACCGACATTGCCGACCTGAAGCTGACGGGCGCGCAGCTTCGCGGCGTTCAGAGAATGCTGGCGCGGCCGCCTGTTCGCTAA